The following are encoded in a window of Manihot esculenta cultivar AM560-2 chromosome 8, M.esculenta_v8, whole genome shotgun sequence genomic DNA:
- the LOC110620226 gene encoding GRF1-interacting factor 1, which translates to MQQHLMQMQPMMAAYYPNNVTTDHIQQYLDENKSLILKIVESQNSGKLSECAENQARLQRNLMYLAAIADSQPQPPTMHAQFPSSSMMQPGAHYMQHQQAQQMTPQSLMAARSSMLYTQQQFAALQQQQALHSQLGMSSGGSSGLHMLQSEASTAGGSGGLGAGGFPDFGRDAGGRGMACGSKQDIGSAGSAEGRGGNSGGGGSDGGETLYLKSADDGN; encoded by the exons ATGCAGCAGCACCTGATGCAGATGCAGCCCATGATGGCAGCCTATTATCCCAACAACGTCACTACTGATCACATTCAACAG TATCTGGATGAAAACAAGTCATTGATTCTGAAGATTGTTGAGAGCCAGAATTCAGGGAAACTCAGTGAATGTGCAGA GAATCAAGCAAGGCTACAACGAAACCTCATGTATTTGGCTGCAATTGCTGATTCTCAACCCCAACCACCTACGATGCATGCCCAG TTCCCTTCCAGCAGCATGATGCAGCCAGGAGCACACTACATGCAGCATCAACAAGCTCAACAAATGACACCACAATCCCTGATGGCTGCACGATCTTCCATGCTGTATACTCAACAGCAGTTTGCAGCACTGCAACAACAGCAAGCCTTGCACAGCCAGCTTGGCATGAGCTCTGGCGGAAGCTCAGGACTTCACATGCTGCAAAGTGAGGCCAGTACTGCAGGAGGCAGCGGAGGGCTTGGGGCTGGAGGATTTCCTGATTTTGGCCGTGATGCTGGTGGCAGAGGCATGGCATGTGGAAGTAAGCAAGATATTGGGAGTGCAGGGTCTGCCGAAGGGCGAGGAGGCAATTCTGGAGGCGGGGGCAGTGATGGAGGTGAaactctttacttaaaatcggCTGATGATGGGAATTGA